One segment of Flagellimonas marinaquae DNA contains the following:
- a CDS encoding dihydrofolate reductase family protein, with product MNKKNSVFIATSLDGFIADKNGGVDWLHSVPNPDNNDMGYVEFNNGIDALVMGRTTFETVIGFDVPWPYNKPVFVLSNKLKEIPESHKDKAFLVNGTLTEILERIHGKGYGRLYIDGGTTIRNFLKEDLIDEMVLTTIPILLGGGSSLFGELPNELNFELIGTKTFLNQISQRHYKRKK from the coding sequence ATGAATAAAAAGAATAGCGTATTTATCGCAACAAGTTTGGACGGATTTATAGCGGACAAAAATGGTGGAGTCGATTGGTTGCACTCTGTTCCAAATCCAGACAATAATGATATGGGATATGTGGAATTCAACAATGGAATTGACGCTCTCGTTATGGGGCGAACAACATTCGAAACTGTAATCGGATTTGACGTTCCCTGGCCATATAACAAACCTGTTTTTGTGTTGAGTAACAAACTGAAAGAAATACCTGAATCTCATAAAGACAAAGCCTTTTTAGTAAATGGAACTCTAACGGAAATTTTAGAGCGAATTCACGGAAAAGGATATGGAAGATTATACATAGATGGCGGAACAACAATCAGGAATTTTTTAAAAGAAGACTTGATTGATGAAATGGTTCTTACAACTATTCCGATTTTATTAGGTGGTGGCTCTTCTCTATTTGGAGAATTACCCAACGAACTGAATTTCGAACTGATTGGAACAAAAACATTTCTGAATCAAATATCGCAGAGACATTATAAACGAAAAAAATAA
- the erm(F) gene encoding 23S rRNA (adenine(2058)-N(6))-methyltransferase Erm(F), which produces MTKKKLPVRFTGQHFTIDKVLIQNAIKQANISSQDTVLDIGAGKGVLTVHLLKIANNVVAIENDTALVEHLRKLFSDARNVQVVGCDFRNFAVPKFPFKVVSNIPYGITSDIFKILMFESLENFLGGSIVLQLEPTQKLFSRKLYNPYTVFYHTFFDLKLVYEVGPESFLPPPTVKSALLNIKRKQLFFDFKFKDKYLAFISCLLQKPDLSVKTALKSIFRKNQVRSISEKFGINLNSQIVYLSPSQWVNCFLEMLEVVPEKFHPS; this is translated from the coding sequence ATGACAAAAAAGAAATTGCCCGTTCGTTTTACGGGTCAGCACTTTACTATTGATAAAGTGCTAATACAAAATGCAATAAAACAAGCAAATATAAGCAGTCAAGATACAGTTTTAGATATTGGAGCAGGCAAAGGGGTTCTTACTGTTCATTTATTAAAAATCGCGAACAATGTCGTAGCTATTGAAAACGACACAGCTTTGGTTGAACATTTACGAAAATTATTTTCTGATGCCCGAAATGTTCAAGTTGTCGGTTGTGATTTTAGGAATTTTGCAGTTCCGAAATTTCCTTTCAAAGTGGTGTCAAATATTCCTTATGGCATTACTTCCGATATTTTCAAAATCCTGATGTTTGAGAGTCTTGAAAATTTTCTGGGAGGTTCCATTGTCCTTCAGTTAGAACCTACACAAAAGTTATTTTCGAGGAAGCTTTACAATCCATATACCGTTTTCTATCATACTTTTTTTGATTTGAAACTTGTCTATGAGGTAGGTCCTGAAAGTTTCTTGCCACCGCCAACTGTCAAGTCAGCCCTGTTAAACATTAAAAGAAAACAGTTATTTTTTGATTTTAAGTTTAAAGACAAATACTTAGCATTTATTTCCTGTCTGTTACAGAAACCTGATTTATCTGTAAAAACAGCTTTAAAGTCGATTTTCAGGAAAAATCAGGTCAGGTCAATTTCGGAAAAGTTCGGAATAAACCTTAACTCCCAAATTGTCTATTTGTCGCCAAGTCAATGGGTAAACTGTTTTTTGGAAATGCTGGAAGTTGTCCCTGAAAAATTTCATCCTTCGTAG